In the Thermomicrobiales bacterium genome, CGTGACCACCCGGGAGCAACGCGACATCGGGCGCGGCGATCTGCACGTCGTGCTGATCGATTGTGGGGTCAAGCAGAACATCCTCGAGTCGCTGGAGCGTCGCGGCGTTCGCGTCACCGTCGTGCCGTTCGACACGCCCTACGATGATATTGCCGCGCTGCAGCCGGACGGAGTTCTTACGTCACCCGGGCCGGGTGACCCGGAACAGGCAACGCCGGCCGCCGACACCGTTCGCGCGCTGATCGAAGCGGGCATCCCCTATCTCGGGGTCTGCCTCGGCCACCAGTTGCTGGCCCACGCAATCGGAGCGACGACGAGCAAGCTGAAGTACGGTCATCACGGCGGTAATCATCCGGTGCTGGATCTTTCCAGCGGCCGGGTGCACATCACCGCGCAGAATCACGGATATCAAGTCGACGCAGACAGCATCCCAACGAGCGAGGGTTGGTCTGTGTCCCAGATCAACCTCAACGATCGCTCAGTCGAGGGACTGGCACACGAGACACTGCCCATATTCAGTATCCAGTACCACCCCGAGGGCGCTCCCGGTCCACAGGATACCCAGTACGTATTCGATCAGTTTGTCACGCTTCTCCGTGCTGGGAAGCGCCAGAGCGAAGGGGTGACTGCGTGACCGACCGGATCAAGCGAGTCCTCGTTATTGGGTCCGGCCCGATCGTCATCGGGCAAGCTGCCGAGTTCGACTACGCCGGCACGCAAGCCTGTCGCGCGCTCCG is a window encoding:
- the carA gene encoding glutamine-hydrolyzing carbamoyl-phosphate synthase small subunit, yielding MRVHKGDAAVILEDGRVFWGESFGAERDAEGEVVFTTSMTGYQEVATDPSFRGQIVCMTYPIIGNYGVTAADDQSRQPWISGMIVRNYTDWPSNWRSEGTLAEYFKLHDIPAISGVDTRALTRHIRRQGAMRALLVARTGDRTLDELKARARLAWTPADTNVVADVTTREQRDIGRGDLHVVLIDCGVKQNILESLERRGVRVTVVPFDTPYDDIAALQPDGVLTSPGPGDPEQATPAADTVRALIEAGIPYLGVCLGHQLLAHAIGATTSKLKYGHHGGNHPVLDLSSGRVHITAQNHGYQVDADSIPTSEGWSVSQINLNDRSVEGLAHETLPIFSIQYHPEGAPGPQDTQYVFDQFVTLLRAGKRQSEGVTA